The genomic region TTTAGAAAGGACAGAAAAGAAATTAAAAATTGAAAAGTTGTGGAAGAATGTCAAAAGAAATATAAAATTTAAGCCATATGAGAAAAATGTAGCCTACAGCCTTAATGAAAATGGTGGGATAGTGGAAATAAAGAATCCTGATGGAAATCATGGTGGAGAAAAGTTAAAGCAAGGAGTTTTGTATTGTAGTAACAATGTAAACAGCAAAAAGAAACATTATCTTATAGGAGAAAGACAGTTTGAGGATAAAATAAAAGTTGATGATAAATTAATAAATGCCTATAATGATAACTTAAAAAAATTTAAAGTGGTGATGAAGGATAAAGACTCACAAGAAAGTAAGGAATATAATAAAAGAATAAAGGACTTTTATAATATTTTTTCTGAAGAAAATGAAGGAAGTAACGGAAAAGTAGTATTTTATTTGCCAAATGAAGAAGGAGAAAAAGCAATTAATATTGGCAGAACCCCTTATATGAAGGTATTATATAAAAATTCTATAAAAGATATTATAAACAAGTTAAATCCTAAGGATAAAACAAGTGAGTATAATATTAGCTATGCCGAGTCTATATTTGGATTTACTGGAAAGGGTGAGGATAAGAGACAGGCATACAAATCTAGGGTAAGATTTTCAAATGCTGTTGTTAAAGGGAAACCAAAATTTAATGAAGAAAAATTTTTCTTACCGCAACCTCAAGCTAGTGCCTTTGCTATGTATTTAAAACAGGATAGAGTGCGTCATCCCAAAGATATAAAATCCTATGCCCATAGTATAGATGATATTGAGCTAAGGGGTTATAAGTTTTATAAGATTAGGGAAAAAGAGAAGGTTTTTAGATATAGTGAAGAATATAAGGATATGGTTTCAATTAAGAAAGTATTACATCCAGAAAGTGAAATAAAGGGGAAAGTATATTTTAATAATCTTACAGATACAGAGTTAGGCATGTTATTAATAAGCTTAGATATTTCCCTTTTAGATAGTGATAATGAAGAATATTACGAACTATTTGGTGGAGCTAAGGCTTATGGATATGGAAAATCTATTGTTAATATAAATAATGTTTATTTAGAACAGAAATTAAAGATTAGAGCTTTAGATGATTTGGGATATAAATTTTTAAAGGATTTTAGTAAATTTATAGATGCATATAAGAATAAAATGAAAAAATTTCTAGAACAAAATAAAGAAACAATAAATGAATATAAGTTAAGCAAAAAAATAATAAAGGATATTGAAAATGAAGAGCACTATTTAGATTATATAAATAAAAAAAATAAAGAAAAGAAAAATTTTGCTTATGATCAACATGAGGTATTAAGACCATTAAAGAATTTTAAAGACTATTCGGATTTAATGGTTATGTCTAAGGATTATTTACATAAAACTTTAAACAAGAAATTTAAAGTAAGGTAAAAAAATTAAATAGGAGAGATATTTATGCATAAAAGTTGTCCTTGTTATAGTCTATGGGGATTTATTAAGAAAAATTTTAAGTTTATAATTTTATTATTATTAGTTTTGGTTTTTAGTATATATAATATATATAGTATAAAATCTATGGAAAGAGAAGTAAAAGATACAATTAATGAATATGATGCGACTATGGAAGATATAAATACTAAAATAGAGGAAAAGGATCAGGAATTAATAAATGAATTTTATAAATTAAGGCTTGATTGGACGAATGAAAAAATTGCACTTGAAACTAAGAAGGGTGAGGTTGGTAGGGATATATATAGGATATATATTTATGGAGGAGTATTTATAATGTTAGGAAGTTTAGGTATCTGGACAAGATTAAAACAAATAATAGAAAAAATTGTAGAGGATTTTACTGGTGAAGACATTCGTACTATACAGAGCATTATGAATGAACATAAGAAGGAAGTTAAGATTAAGAAAAGCAGTAGAATATTGATGTTAGCTGAAGAAAATGAAATTAATCAACAAACTAAGCTTTTTTTATATAATATGGGTTTTAAGCATATTACAACAAAAAATATTAATAATAAATCTTCTGAAGAAGACTATGATTTAATATTTATAAATAATGAAGATGGTAATATTGCAAAACAAGACAAAGATCTAGAAAGAGAAGTAGGAAATATAGTAAAAAAATATGGTAAGGATACTTTATACTTTTACTATAACAAGAATATAAGATTAGATTTACATTATGATGGTATTAAGAAAAATTTTGCAAATAGTGAATTTACCTTATATGAGCGCTTAATAGAGACTTTATGGGCTTATGATAAGCTATCATTTACTGTAAAAACTACAGCAGAATGAAGTAATTGTTAGACTAAAAATCATAAAAACATTTTTAAAAGGTAATCTGTCGTGAATCATTACATCAGTAAGGCAAACTCTAAAAAGTCAACGACAGTTTGTTTTTTGAAACTTTATAGTAATTTCATTAGAAAAGAAAAAGATGTTATTAATTACCATATACTAGTTGCCTCGTCTTGCTAAGGAAAGAACGGGTATATCAGTTTTATTTGTGAATGAAAATAAGGAAATTGAAGAAGTCAAGTGATTTTTAAGTCCGTATCTTTAAAGATATGGACTTTTATAGATATTGTAATGAGCTGATAAATTGCAGATAACAAAAAATTAATAATAGAATGTCTAAAAGAACTTTATAAAACAGCACTATCCAAGCAGAAATCTCAAGACTATTATGAAGGAAAACATATTATTTTGAAAGACTATGCTATACAGGATTAAAGAAACTCAAATGTTTTTTGGAATATTAGACAATAATGTAATTTATATAAGATATCATGGATATGAAGATTTAACAGATAATTTTAAAGAAATCTACAATAAAGTAAGAAATTTTGAGTAATAGGGATACAATGATAGTAACAATATCTTAAAGTTGAATATTCTCATCTCAAAGATAAAAATATAGCTCTTAGTGATGCTTTTATCTCAATAGTCATAGTGTTGTGGCAGGCTTTTTGGAAACTTTACAAAATGAGGATACTATAGAACGAAGTAGAGCGTAACTCTACTTCTCATATGAATTTTTAAATTATTTTGCTGATTGTTAAATGCATAAGTATAAATAATTTAATATTTTAAAATATTGGACAAGGGATACTAGACTGTGTTGAGAAATATTAAATTATACTATAGAATTATAATAGAATACATTACTTTATGAACTTACTAGTAAATTTAAGGGGCTTGTTTAGCAATCAACAATCAAGACTATATATGGATATACATAACAAAAGGCAATTAACAGATGATGTTAAAGAAATAATTAAGAGTCTAGCATAACAGTAATCCATTCCCCCCCTTGTCCCGGTAGGTAAGTAGACAAGTTGTGAGATTACAATTGATATAAATGACCAAATATCAAAAGGGAGAAAAGGAGAAATGAAAAAGAAAATAGAGACTAAGCTGAAATTTATTCTTGTTATTAAAAACTCAACCTACTTCATTTTAATAGTTACAATGCTATTAATGTTTTCAACACATGTATATTCAGTTGAAATTGATACAAGTGAAGAAGCTCTTCTTTTCGTGGGCAACGAAAAAATTGCTCCTATTATTTATAAAGAAAACAATAAAGTCAAAGGGGTAGTTGTGGACATCGTAAAAGAACTAGGTAAAAAAATTGGGCGCAGTGTGAAAGTTGAAGCTATGAACTGGGAAAAAGCTCAAAATAAAGTACTGTCAGGAGAAGCAGATGCATTACTTCAAATCAATCCAAGTCCAGAAAGAGAAAAATTGTACGATTTTTCATCTGAATTATTAAAATCTGAATTTTCAATATTTAAAAAAGCTAAGAATATAAACATTAATGATATATATGATTTAAATGATAAAAGGGTGGGCATCGAATCAGTAGGATATCCATTCTACTTATTGGAAAAATATAACAATACCGATATAGTAATTATACCGGACTGGATTTCTGGCTTTGAAATGATAGATTCTGGTGCATTAGATGCATTAGTTGTTGATAGATGGATCGGCGAATATGAGTTAGCTAAGAGTAAAGTTAGTGAAATACAAGTTATAGAGCAACCTATAGAAATCATGTATTCTCGTATAGCTGTAAGAGAAGGTAACGAAGAACTTTTAAATCTGATTAATAAGGGATTAGAAGAAATGAAAAATGATGGCACGATGGATCAAATATTAAGCCAGTGGAGAGGAAAAAAAGTTGTCTATTTTACGGAAGAAGAACTAAGAAGAGTTTTTTACTATACAGTGCTTGGTATCCTTATTTTAATTATATTAGGTGCTATACTTCTAGTACTAAAACTTCGAAGAATAAATCGACAGCTTGAATTAAAGGTAACAGAAAGAACAAAAGAACTATATGAAGTAAATGAACAATTAAGAAAAATGTCCATGATAGATGGACTTACTAATATATCTAATAGAAGGTGTTTTGATGATTTCTTCAAGAAAACTTGGAGAACTTGTTTAAGAAAAAAGCTACCTTTATCTCTAATTGTATTAGATATTGATTGTTTCAAACAATATAATGATAATTATGGACATCTTGCAGGTGATTATTGTTTGAAAAGCATTGCCAATATCCTAAAAACTTCTGTGAAATGCCAAGAAGATGCAGTTGCACGTTTTGGTGGAGAGGAATTTATAGTTATGTTATTTAATACACCAGAAGAAGGTGCAATGATGTTTGCTGAAGATATAAGAAAGAGGATAGAAAAATCAGTCATTATTTATGAAGATAATAAGACCAGTGTTACTGCCAGTTTAGGAGTTGCTACAATAATTCCAAATGAAGATTTAAATTCCATTGATTTAATAGAATTTGCTGATCAAGCAATGTATCAAGCCAAAAATACTGGACGGAACAAAACCATAATGGCAAACTTATAAGTGACAAGGGGATGGAGATGCTATCCCACTCCTGTGGGATAATTCACCATAAGATGGTTTTATGCTTAGGTCTGGTGTCAATGTACGACTATTGAAAAGGCCTTATTTAGCAACTGTTTTTATATATGTCTATTACTTATAATATTTATATGAAATATAAATATTATAAAGTGTATATTGATGAACATCTTGGTTTTAAATATTTTTAAAAAGAAGGAGGATTATTAGTGATTAAGAAATTTTTAATATTACTGTTGGTGATGCCTTTAATTATTTTTACTGTTAGCGATGTACAAGGATTAGCAATAGAATCTGATGAAAAACTAAAAATTGAGCTTAATGAAGAATTTTTAGATGAGACGGAGATAAGACCAACTAAATTATTGGAACCAATATTAGATACTACAATAGAGCCAATTGAACTACTAGAACCGATATTAGACCCTAAGATAAAACCAGTTGAACTGTTAGGGCCTGAATCTAGTGAAGAAACAAAATTAGATGGGTTAATTAGACGTACAAAATAGGTGGAAATCTATGAATAAAGCATATAGATTTAGAATATATACAAACGATGTTCAAAAGAATCTGATAGAAAGTACATTTGGATGTATTAGATTTGTATATAATTACGTCCTAAATCAGAGAATTGAAACATATAGAACTGAAAGAAAGAGTATAGGATATATAAACAACAAAACCAGCTTATATCTGAGAATATAATACATTTAATTTATATAAAACCAAAACTAAATATAAAAAACCATAAGAGGCTAAGTTTTTAGGTCAGTTTAAATGACTAAATAAATTTAGCCTCTTTTTTGATACATAACGACATCATTATTATTTTCTCAAGGCATGTGGAAATACATTAGAAATGAGTAGATTTTTGGCTTTTTAAAATAGAAAATAGGTTTTTTTAGTAAAGTCTATAAATTACAAATAAGTTAATAATTTTAAAATATTGGTAAACAATCCTTTATAAAATTCTAGATATTAGTCGATCAGTATATTATAAATAGTTCATGGATGTTATTGCGTTTAAATATAGCGATGGTATTTTTCTGTATACTAATAAAGTATGTAAAAAGAAATTTGACAAATATAATTTAGGAGGAATATAGTATTAGGTAGAATTATAATATATCGTAAAGGAAAATTAAACATATATTATAATTCAACTGTTTTGAGTATATCTGGACTGTAAAACTAGATAAGGAGGTATTATGCTAATATTTGTTAAAAAAATATTAAGAGTACTCATAATTATATACATACTCACATGTATTATTATTTATTTTTCTTATGATAATATTATTAGCAAGATTGGCAACAACGAAATAATTTATAGTTCATTTCAAGGAGATAAGTATATAGTCTTTTTAGATAAGGAAACTGTAAATTTTGTTGAGATAGAAGATCTATACATAGATATTTTTGGATTATCTAAAATACCATTAGTAGCTGATAAAATTATATATAATTTGGAACAACCCAAAAAATCAACAAGAAGATATAATGATGACCACAAAACATATCTTTTGTACGATGAAAATAATTTGTTACCCAATGGAATAGTTCTTAGAGGGAAAAAATTGAGTAGTCCATATGGGATTATTGAAAGCACAAATGTATATTTTGGTGTTAGCAAAGACAAGTTGGAGAATGAATTAAGCATAGTACAAATGGAAAAGTATTATTCAGAGGCATTAAATGAGGATTATTATATATTTATGTTTGAAAGTGAAAAACAGATAGAAATTGATGAATTATGCAATTTGAGCTTTTGATATATAAGTGGACAGTTGTAAATAAATCAAATGAAATTAGTGAAATAATATCATTCAATGAGTATTTTAATTCTTCAACCATATATACTGAACGTAATAAGGAGATCATTTCATCAAAAAAGTGGTATAATACTAGACAGTTAACAGCTGTTATGAGATGATTAAACTTTTAATTGAATTATAAAAAATAATAAGATAAAATGATGTAAAATTAAAATTTTGAGGTGAAAAAGCTATATGATAAAAAATATATTAGGTGGTATGGCAATTGGTATGGCTAATATGATTCCAGGGGTCAGTGGCGGGACAATTATGGTTCTTTTAGGTTTATTTGATAAGATGATTAAAAGTATATCTAATATTACTAAGGTAAGTAATCCTCAAAGAAAAAAGGATATTTTTTTCTTGTTTCAGATACTAATAGGTGCAGCTGTAGGGTTGGTTGTTTTTGCAAATATTATAGATTGGATATTTAAGCATTATCCGATCCAGACTGTATTTTGGTTTATAGGCCTTATAGTGCAGAGTATACCATTCGTAATGAAGAAAGAATTAAAAGGATATAAGGTATCATGGTTAACAATTATTTTAGGTATTTTAACAGTTTTACTAATTGTTTATTATAATCCTGGGGAACAAGTAATAGAGATAAATGCATATCCTCAAGTTACCCTTATGTTTTTGATTAAGCTAATATTTATTGGAATTATTATAGGAGGTACTATGATTTTACCTGGGGTAAGTGGCTCAATGATCTTGTTAATTATAGGTCAATATTATTTATTTAAAACATATGTAGCCAATATATTAACTTTGAAATTGGTTATTCTTATTCCATTGTTTTTCATAGGAATTGGTATAATGCTAGGGATAGTATTGATTTCAAAATCAACGCGATATTTATTAGAAAATCATCGTCGAGTTACTGTTAGTTTTATCTTAGGTCTTATTATAGCTTCTGCATTTGTATTAATTCCAAAGGATATTACATATGATTGGATGGAGATTCTAACTGCAGCATTAGCTTTTCTATTTGGAACTGTTGTTGTATTGGGGATTGAAAAGCTAGATGGGTAGAGTAGTTATACTGAATTTTGATATATGGAACTTAGAATAAATTTAAAAGAAGAAGGTATGAGAATGGGCACTAATTTAGTTAAATTTTCAATTTTCACAAAAAAACTTCAACAATTTATAGATATCACAGATTTTATTGACGAGGCAGTGATACAATCAAAAGTTCAAAATGGCATTGCAGTGATTTATTGTCCTCATACTACAGGGGGGATAACAATCAATGAAAATGCCGATCCAGATGTAGTAAAAGATATGATTAGAGCTCTTAATAAGATATTTCCAATAGAGGGCGATTATAGACATTTTGAAGGGAATTCTCATGCACATTTAAAATCTTCATATATGGGTGTACAAAAGACGATTATTATAAATGAAGGTAAACCTCTTTTAGGAACTTGGCAAGGTGTATATTTCTGTGAATTTGATGGACCAAGAAAAAGGGAAGTATTTATTAAAATTATAGAAGATAAAAAATAATTATCTGAAAATATATGAGTATAAAGGTATTTTGGAGGCGTGAGATGAATAAGTTTAAGAAAATAATTGTTAGAAAGCACTTTTCTCTTGGAGAAGAACTTGCTCACTCTATTTCTCATGGAATCGGGATGCTATTAGGAATTACAGCTTTGATTTTATTTGCAATAAAAAGCAAAAAAGTTAATAATACCTTATATACAGTCAGTATGATGATATATTCAATTTCACTTATTATACTTTATGCTAATTCCATGTTTTACCATGCATTTCCAGAGGGAAAAGTAAAGAATATATTTGAACGGTTGGACCATTCCTCTGTTTATTTATTAATTGCTGGAACATACACACCATTGTGTTTGATTGTAATCGGTGGCATGAAGGGGTTAGTAGTTTGTAGTATTCTATGGGGGATTGCTATATTTGGTGTTATTCTTAAAGCAATATGGATTGAAAAATTTGTTAAAATACATGTCCTTATATATCTAACAATGGGGTGGATTATTATTTTCTTTGTAGGGACTATTTTTAAAACATTAACCTCAATAGGATTTATATTATTATTTTTAGGGGGATTGTTTTATAGTATTGGTGTTTTGTTCTTTGTATTTAGTTGGTTCAAATATCATCACTTTGTATGGCATCTCTTTGTACTTGCTGGAAGCATATTACTTTTTTTCTCTATATATATTTATATATAAATGATATGTTTTATTTTAAGAATAGAGGTAGTTAGAAAACAAAAAAACTTGTCAAGAATCTAAGTATATGTTATAATATAAAAATTAGTCATTTGTTATGTAAAACTAATTAATGTATAGCTAGATTATTTTTTTCAATAATTTTATCGTTAGTTTCAAAACTGTTATGAAGATACTTTTCAATATGAATTATTAAAATGAATAATTACATGGTTAATTCTCACTGATTCTGCGAATATATTTTAGCAATATAAGATACTTATATTTTGCAATCATTGAGTTTAATTGTGGATTTATTAAATATACTGATTATTTGCTAACATATTGCTATGTTAGCTTTTTTGTTGAACAATACTTATATATATGACAAACAATATATTAATAAATTTATTTAATTATATTAATGGATGATTAGAAAACTAAAAGGAGGTGTTTTAATGACACAGAGTATAATATTAACACTTATCGGATTGTTTTTGGTAACGGCACTGACTAATATCTTAGCAACATTAAAAAGTATATTACTTGCAAAGAATATTATGAATCCAGTATATTTCTTAGTATTTATAGATGCTATCATTTTTGCAACAGTCCTTGGGAAAGTAACTAATTCAAAAGGTTTCCATTTTGCAATTGCATATGCATTGGGAAAAACACTAGGGGTTTTTATTGGTGGTAAAATCGAAGAACGACTTGCTTTAGGAATTTTGGAAGTAGATATATTTTTCAATAACAAGGGCAAGATGATTGAGATAGCAGAAAAGCTTAGAGAAGCAGGATATACAGTTAATAATTTCTTAGCAAGAGGAAATAATGGTGATAGAAGATATAAGGTAGAGGTAGTTATAAAAAGAAAAGAGTTCAAAATACTAGGAGATATCATGTATGAGTGTGGTGTAACAGACCCAACTTTAAAGATCAAGAATTTGAATAAAGTTGGAGGTAAAATAACTACTACAAAAATAAAAGTCACCTAATCTAAAGTATAGCATTGCAGTTAGGATTAAAGGAATAGTGAATTTGAAAATTTAGAGTTTAAAAAGGATAATGTGATTTTTCAAGAAAAGTAAAGGAGCATAAAAGTTCAACTTTCATGCTCCTTTATCTATTCACTATTTTAAAGTGGTTATTATTCGTGTTTAATAGCTTCAATAGGGTCAAGTTTTGCAGCCCTTGATGATGGATAAAGTCCTGCGAGTATAGTAACAATAATGGAAAATAATATTGTAATTATACAGATTGATACTGGTGATATGAAAATATCTTTTAGAAACTCTACATCTTCTATACCCTTTGATTTTAACATCATTATCGATATACTCTTAACTAACTGAATATTTATTATTGAAAAGATAGTTCCTAAAATACCTCCAAGAAATCCAATTGTTCCAGATTCTACAAGAAAAATTGATTTAATATCACTACTTGAAGCCCCTACAGCTTTCATAACTCCTATTGATCTTGTTCTTTCATAAATTGCCATAAACATTGTATTTATAACACCTAGAGAAGCAACTAAAAGAATAATAACGCCACCAATTGCCAAAAAGGTTTTTATAACTGTGAATATTAGTTTTATAATTTCTGCAATGCCTTCCATTGAAAAAGTATCGTACCCAAGTTCTTTTTTTATATAATTATTAATATTTTTTACATCTTGTGCATTTTTAACATTAACAGATACATTCGAAGGACCTGTTATTTCATATACATATTTATCGTTTCTATTTAAAAACTTATTTACTTTATCAGAAACTACTATACTTGTGAATAAACTTTCTGAAGAATCGACTTTACCATTTACAACTCCAACAATTTTTACCCTTGTTATTAATGGCTCTTCTTTGATTCCACTCTGACTTCTGTCTGATATAATATCGATTTCTTTTCCTAAGATTTCATCTGGCTTATTAAAATCAAATTTTTTCATCAGAGATTCAGTCACTACAGCTTCATGGGACTTAGGGTTTTTAATTAAATTTCCTCCTAGTAAGAGTGGCAAATTTTCATCGTTCTCTTTTTTTCTTGCAGATTGTAAAGTTAGATCTGAATACACATTATAATTCGTATCTATTCCGCTAAAGCCATTTATTTCAACCCTTTTTTCTCCAATTCTCAATTCTTTGGCATCAGCACTAACTTCAACTACTAAATCCTTTACTTCTTTCCTATTTGCAATTTTTTTCAATACATTCTCCGTAATAACTTTGTAGTCAGATTTCAAATTATTATCATCATCTTTTTTGGAGTTTTCATACTCCTGTGGTAATAATGAGATTATATTTACAGTATTAAATTCTTCTAAAGAATTAATAATTAGATTTTCAACACCTTTTCCCAGGGATAACATGGTTATAATTAACATAACACCAATTGAAATTGCAAATGATGTTAAAAAAGTTCGAGCTCTTCTTTTACGTAAATTTGAAAATGCCATTATTATATATTCTTTAATTTTCATTTTTTCTTACCTTCTTTATCTTTCCATCTTTTATTGTGATTACAAATTTTGCCTCGTTTGCTTGTTCAACATTATGGGTAACCATTATTACGGTGTATCCCTTATTGTTTAAATCCTTTAGAAGTTGCATTATTTGTGCACCTGAATTAGAATCTAAATTTCCTGTTGGTTCATCTGCAAATATAATTTTAGGATTGTTTACCAGAGCTCGTGCAATAGCTACCCGCTGTCTTTGTCCTCCTGATAGCTCAGTTGGTTTATTATTTAACTTATTTGACAGTCCAACCATATCTAATGATTTTTTTGCCATTTCTATT from Clostridiisalibacter paucivorans DSM 22131 harbors:
- a CDS encoding TIGR03986 family type III CRISPR-associated RAMP protein → MAKIKRNNNNNKIKLKDLHYNFISFPKEWYYPYRIKNSEEFSLPNHNDKNPRVFKNSGYIEYTIKTKGKLTTDFRKNSNNEIFIRGSEIRGRIRNNLEILSFSYPEFIDDKKILYRDFASKNKTIKDEYKETMGIEGSKKINEVVKVGYLQKIGNKYYIYPAEKLYNKNFLTVDEYKLVNRHKSLKLEHNHKMYKWSDTSKLEKIDNLKEEEESLSINIKRLRKSTGLFKNEEFNKKLKKAYCNNKNKWHSKDIEESVKNLKEILGKQVFCDLDNSDEIKLKNLYLERTEKKLKIEKLWKNVKRNIKFKPYEKNVAYSLNENGGIVEIKNPDGNHGGEKLKQGVLYCSNNVNSKKKHYLIGERQFEDKIKVDDKLINAYNDNLKKFKVVMKDKDSQESKEYNKRIKDFYNIFSEENEGSNGKVVFYLPNEEGEKAINIGRTPYMKVLYKNSIKDIINKLNPKDKTSEYNISYAESIFGFTGKGEDKRQAYKSRVRFSNAVVKGKPKFNEEKFFLPQPQASAFAMYLKQDRVRHPKDIKSYAHSIDDIELRGYKFYKIREKEKVFRYSEEYKDMVSIKKVLHPESEIKGKVYFNNLTDTELGMLLISLDISLLDSDNEEYYELFGGAKAYGYGKSIVNINNVYLEQKLKIRALDDLGYKFLKDFSKFIDAYKNKMKKFLEQNKETINEYKLSKKIIKDIENEEHYLDYINKKNKEKKNFAYDQHEVLRPLKNFKDYSDLMVMSKDYLHKTLNKKFKVR
- a CDS encoding NARF domain-containing protein: MHKSCPCYSLWGFIKKNFKFIILLLLVLVFSIYNIYSIKSMEREVKDTINEYDATMEDINTKIEEKDQELINEFYKLRLDWTNEKIALETKKGEVGRDIYRIYIYGGVFIMLGSLGIWTRLKQIIEKIVEDFTGEDIRTIQSIMNEHKKEVKIKKSSRILMLAEENEINQQTKLFLYNMGFKHITTKNINNKSSEEDYDLIFINNEDGNIAKQDKDLEREVGNIVKKYGKDTLYFYYNKNIRLDLHYDGIKKNFANSEFTLYERLIETLWAYDKLSFTVKTTAE
- a CDS encoding GGDEF domain-containing protein, which codes for MGNEKIAPIIYKENNKVKGVVVDIVKELGKKIGRSVKVEAMNWEKAQNKVLSGEADALLQINPSPEREKLYDFSSELLKSEFSIFKKAKNININDIYDLNDKRVGIESVGYPFYLLEKYNNTDIVIIPDWISGFEMIDSGALDALVVDRWIGEYELAKSKVSEIQVIEQPIEIMYSRIAVREGNEELLNLINKGLEEMKNDGTMDQILSQWRGKKVVYFTEEELRRVFYYTVLGILILIILGAILLVLKLRRINRQLELKVTERTKELYEVNEQLRKMSMIDGLTNISNRRCFDDFFKKTWRTCLRKKLPLSLIVLDIDCFKQYNDNYGHLAGDYCLKSIANILKTSVKCQEDAVARFGGEEFIVMLFNTPEEGAMMFAEDIRKRIEKSVIIYEDNKTSVTASLGVATIIPNEDLNSIDLIEFADQAMYQAKNTGRNKTIMANL
- a CDS encoding helix-turn-helix domain-containing protein — encoded protein: MNKAYRFRIYTNDVQKNLIESTFGCIRFVYNYVLNQRIETYRTERKSIGYINNKTSLYLRI
- a CDS encoding DUF368 domain-containing protein, with product MIKNILGGMAIGMANMIPGVSGGTIMVLLGLFDKMIKSISNITKVSNPQRKKDIFFLFQILIGAAVGLVVFANIIDWIFKHYPIQTVFWFIGLIVQSIPFVMKKELKGYKVSWLTIILGILTVLLIVYYNPGEQVIEINAYPQVTLMFLIKLIFIGIIIGGTMILPGVSGSMILLIIGQYYLFKTYVANILTLKLVILIPLFFIGIGIMLGIVLISKSTRYLLENHRRVTVSFILGLIIASAFVLIPKDITYDWMEILTAALAFLFGTVVVLGIEKLDG
- a CDS encoding secondary thiamine-phosphate synthase enzyme YjbQ; this translates as MELRINLKEEGMRMGTNLVKFSIFTKKLQQFIDITDFIDEAVIQSKVQNGIAVIYCPHTTGGITINENADPDVVKDMIRALNKIFPIEGDYRHFEGNSHAHLKSSYMGVQKTIIINEGKPLLGTWQGVYFCEFDGPRKREVFIKIIEDKK
- the trhA gene encoding PAQR family membrane homeostasis protein TrhA, translating into MNKFKKIIVRKHFSLGEELAHSISHGIGMLLGITALILFAIKSKKVNNTLYTVSMMIYSISLIILYANSMFYHAFPEGKVKNIFERLDHSSVYLLIAGTYTPLCLIVIGGMKGLVVCSILWGIAIFGVILKAIWIEKFVKIHVLIYLTMGWIIIFFVGTIFKTLTSIGFILLFLGGLFYSIGVLFFVFSWFKYHHFVWHLFVLAGSILLFFSIYIYI
- a CDS encoding DUF5698 domain-containing protein, whose amino-acid sequence is MTQSIILTLIGLFLVTALTNILATLKSILLAKNIMNPVYFLVFIDAIIFATVLGKVTNSKGFHFAIAYALGKTLGVFIGGKIEERLALGILEVDIFFNNKGKMIEIAEKLREAGYTVNNFLARGNNGDRRYKVEVVIKRKEFKILGDIMYECGVTDPTLKIKNLNKVGGKITTTKIKVT
- a CDS encoding ABC transporter permease codes for the protein MKIKEYIIMAFSNLRKRRARTFLTSFAISIGVMLIITMLSLGKGVENLIINSLEEFNTVNIISLLPQEYENSKKDDDNNLKSDYKVITENVLKKIANRKEVKDLVVEVSADAKELRIGEKRVEINGFSGIDTNYNVYSDLTLQSARKKENDENLPLLLGGNLIKNPKSHEAVVTESLMKKFDFNKPDEILGKEIDIISDRSQSGIKEEPLITRVKIVGVVNGKVDSSESLFTSIVVSDKVNKFLNRNDKYVYEITGPSNVSVNVKNAQDVKNINNYIKKELGYDTFSMEGIAEIIKLIFTVIKTFLAIGGVIILLVASLGVINTMFMAIYERTRSIGVMKAVGASSSDIKSIFLVESGTIGFLGGILGTIFSIINIQLVKSISIMMLKSKGIEDVEFLKDIFISPVSICIITILFSIIVTILAGLYPSSRAAKLDPIEAIKHE